Proteins encoded within one genomic window of Bacteroides sedimenti:
- a CDS encoding glycoside hydrolase family 2 TIM barrel-domain containing protein: MNFKRTVAAFYATLLSLGLSAQTVGVTPEWQSQYAIGLNKLTPHTYVWRYTDETSAITGNHEKSPFYLNLNGAWKFNWVKNPDNRPKDFFKPSFYVAGWADINVPGCWERQGYGTPIYVNETYEFGEGTPPTVPHKENEVGSYRRTFTIPADWKGRRVVLCCEGVTSFYYIWLNGQYLGYNMDSKTPAEWDITDKLKDGENVVALEVYRWSSGSYLECQDMWRLSGIERDVYLYSTPKQFIADYKVTSTLDKNNYRDGIFQLTTSVHGKSSGAASVSYRLMDADGKTILQDNSPLIKAENLVFAEKTIPSVKAWSAEHPDLYSLVIELKDANGKVTETTACKIGFKTSEIKNGRFCINGVPVLVKGVNRHIFTQAGHTTSKELMELDVKLMKQNNINTVRSAHYPNDSYWYELCDKYGLYVIDEANIESHGMGYGKASLAKDSTWLLAHMDRTKRMYERSKNHPSIIIWSLGNEAGNGTNFEHTYRWLKSVENNRPVQYELAREDFNTDIYCRMYRSIDEIKKYVSRKDIYRPFILCEYLHAMGNSCGGMKDYWDVFENEPMAQGGCIWDWVDQSFREVDANGKWYWSYGGDYGPKDVPSFGNFCGNGLVNAIREPHPHLFEAKKVYQNIKSKLVDAQNLTIEVKNWFDFTNLNEYKLQWQIVGDNGKVIAQGEKNVDCEPHTTVKVSIGKTTLPQNIREAYLNLNWFTKKENGMIPANHEVAYDQFVLAGNAKYRPEVKTINGSSLKQTGYQIKNNLFSAEFDKESGALKSYVYNGKEMLSTPLTISLYRPATDNDNRDGGINGSKAWRAAGLNKLTQQATDLKLEKNRVTASIKLVNDKSVKVGDAVLVYTFKKNGEVRINTTFTPDTAVVKSVARLGLTFEMPAEYGQVSYLGRGDIETYADRKACGRIGIYNQSVESMFHYYITPQSTGNRTDTRWMKLSNESGFGFHFESSAPFQFSVIPFTDKMLDEALHINKLEREGIVTVHLDAEQNGVGTATCGPGVLPKYRVPMTQHTFEFTLRPEK; encoded by the coding sequence ATGAATTTTAAAAGAACCGTTGCAGCTTTTTATGCAACCCTTCTGTCTTTAGGCCTTTCGGCCCAAACTGTCGGAGTTACTCCTGAATGGCAAAGCCAATATGCTATTGGATTAAATAAACTTACTCCGCATACCTATGTTTGGAGGTATACCGATGAAACTTCTGCAATCACAGGTAATCATGAAAAATCGCCCTTCTATTTGAATCTGAACGGTGCATGGAAATTTAACTGGGTCAAGAACCCAGATAATCGTCCTAAAGATTTCTTCAAACCCTCCTTTTATGTTGCCGGATGGGCAGATATCAATGTTCCAGGCTGCTGGGAACGTCAGGGATACGGAACTCCGATCTATGTAAACGAAACCTATGAATTCGGAGAAGGCACCCCTCCTACCGTACCTCATAAAGAAAATGAAGTTGGTTCTTACCGCCGCACATTCACTATCCCTGCCGACTGGAAAGGCAGACGTGTAGTACTTTGTTGTGAAGGTGTCACTTCATTCTACTATATATGGCTGAACGGACAGTACCTGGGTTATAACATGGATTCCAAAACTCCTGCAGAATGGGACATCACAGACAAACTGAAAGATGGTGAAAATGTGGTTGCTCTGGAGGTGTACCGTTGGAGTTCGGGATCATATCTGGAATGTCAGGATATGTGGAGATTAAGCGGTATTGAAAGGGATGTTTATCTTTATAGCACCCCAAAGCAATTCATTGCAGACTATAAAGTGACATCCACTTTGGATAAAAACAATTATCGCGATGGGATTTTCCAATTAACAACTTCTGTTCATGGGAAATCATCGGGTGCTGCATCTGTTTCATATAGGCTTATGGATGCTGATGGAAAAACTATACTTCAGGATAACAGTCCACTTATAAAAGCCGAGAATCTTGTTTTTGCAGAGAAAACCATTCCTTCGGTAAAAGCATGGAGTGCCGAACATCCTGATCTTTATTCACTGGTTATCGAATTAAAAGATGCCAACGGAAAGGTTACTGAAACAACAGCCTGCAAGATTGGCTTTAAAACATCTGAAATTAAAAATGGACGTTTTTGCATCAACGGAGTTCCGGTTCTGGTAAAAGGGGTGAATCGTCATATCTTTACTCAGGCGGGACATACAACCAGCAAGGAACTAATGGAACTGGATGTAAAACTGATGAAGCAAAACAACATCAACACTGTTCGTAGTGCGCACTATCCGAACGATTCTTACTGGTACGAACTTTGTGATAAATATGGATTGTATGTAATTGACGAAGCAAATATTGAATCACATGGAATGGGCTATGGAAAAGCTTCCTTAGCCAAGGACAGCACCTGGCTACTTGCCCACATGGACAGAACAAAACGAATGTACGAGCGTTCCAAAAATCATCCTTCAATCATTATCTGGTCTCTTGGAAACGAAGCTGGAAACGGAACCAACTTTGAACATACTTACAGATGGCTTAAATCCGTTGAAAATAACCGTCCGGTTCAATATGAACTTGCACGTGAAGATTTCAATACGGATATTTATTGCCGTATGTACCGTTCTATAGATGAAATAAAGAAGTATGTATCAAGAAAAGATATCTATCGTCCCTTTATACTATGCGAATATCTTCATGCTATGGGCAACAGCTGTGGTGGGATGAAAGACTACTGGGACGTTTTTGAAAATGAACCTATGGCTCAGGGAGGATGTATCTGGGACTGGGTGGATCAATCATTCCGCGAAGTGGATGCAAATGGCAAATGGTACTGGTCTTACGGCGGTGACTACGGCCCAAAAGATGTTCCCAGCTTCGGCAACTTCTGTGGAAATGGTCTGGTGAATGCAATTCGTGAACCTCACCCTCATTTATTCGAAGCTAAAAAGGTGTATCAGAATATCAAATCAAAACTAGTGGATGCACAAAATCTGACTATAGAGGTGAAAAACTGGTTCGATTTTACTAACCTAAATGAGTACAAGCTGCAATGGCAGATTGTAGGTGACAATGGAAAAGTTATTGCTCAAGGTGAAAAGAATGTAGATTGCGAACCACATACTACTGTAAAAGTATCTATTGGTAAGACAACACTTCCTCAGAATATCCGTGAAGCATACCTTAACCTGAACTGGTTTACAAAGAAAGAGAACGGTATGATTCCTGCAAATCATGAGGTGGCATATGATCAGTTCGTGCTGGCCGGTAATGCCAAATATCGCCCGGAAGTGAAAACTATAAATGGATCATCACTAAAACAAACCGGCTACCAAATCAAGAACAATCTATTCAGTGCAGAATTTGATAAAGAAAGCGGTGCCTTGAAATCGTATGTTTACAACGGCAAAGAGATGCTTTCTACTCCTTTGACAATAAGCTTATATCGTCCAGCTACAGATAATGACAATCGTGATGGCGGCATAAACGGATCAAAAGCATGGAGAGCAGCAGGACTAAACAAGCTAACTCAGCAAGCAACAGATCTAAAACTTGAAAAAAACAGAGTCACCGCATCAATTAAACTAGTTAACGATAAATCTGTTAAAGTAGGTGATGCTGTACTTGTTTATACTTTCAAGAAAAACGGCGAGGTTCGCATTAATACGACTTTCACACCGGATACCGCGGTAGTAAAATCAGTAGCCCGTTTGGGATTGACATTTGAAATGCCAGCAGAATACGGGCAGGTTTCTTACCTGGGTAGAGGTGATATCGAAACATATGCAGATCGCAAGGCATGCGGACGTATTGGTATTTACAACCAGAGTGTGGAAAGTATGTTCCACTACTACATTACTCCGCAATCAACAGGAAACAGGACCGATACCCGCTGGATGAAACTTAGCAATGAATCAGGTTTTGGATTTCATTTTGAGAGTTCAGCCCCGTTCCAGTTCAGTGTAATTCCTTTCACCGACAAAATGTTGGATGAAGCACTGCATATCAATAAACTGGAGCGTGAAGGTATTGTAACCGTTCACTTGGATGCTGAGCAGAATGGTGTGGGAACTGCAACATGCGGCCCAGGCGTTCTTCCCAAATATCGTGTACCAATGACACAACATACATTTGAATTCACTTTAAGACCTGAAAAATGA
- a CDS encoding alpha-L-fucosidase, with the protein MRKLNLSILGAFFTLFALQAQQTEKYYTKHVEFPANATLEEKVDMAARLVPSKQQLAWQKTELTAFLHFGINTFTGREWGDGKEDEALFNPSELNTEQWVRTLKECGFKMVILTAKHHDGFCLWPTKTTKHSVASSPWKNGKGDVVAELKKACDKYGMKIGLYLSPWDRNASCYGDSPAYNKFFIEQLTELLTNYGEVNEVWFDGACGEGPNGKKQVYDWDTFYKTIKRLQPNAVMAIMGDDVRWVGNESGMGRDAEWSSTALAPGVYERSASVNKELGINAQSKDLGSRNILAKAKELFWYPSEVDVSIRPGWFYHASEDSQVKSLEKLTNIYFQSVGYNSVLLLNIPPDKRGLIHENDVQRLKEFAAYIKGTFADNKVLKGNLPWKASAGTSKIYTLKPGSNINTVLLQEDISKGQRIESFVIEVFSNNKWKEVANGKSVGYKRLARFPVCSASKLRITIKESRLAANIGNVGAYFAKPLSKEDESLKLSDVSQKNWKTMPSEAVAAIDANPKTFWKSKTLSPLVVDMGETINIKGFTYAPVSGEDKSGTIYTYQFYVSTDGENWTKCACSGEFSNIMHNPIPQFVRFSKEYAARYLKLVPISEIGNKQFFTISELGILNK; encoded by the coding sequence ATGAGAAAACTCAATCTAAGTATCCTAGGGGCATTCTTCACGCTGTTTGCCCTGCAAGCACAACAGACAGAGAAATATTACACAAAACATGTAGAATTTCCTGCAAATGCTACATTGGAAGAAAAAGTCGACATGGCCGCCAGACTGGTTCCATCAAAACAACAACTCGCCTGGCAGAAGACAGAATTGACCGCTTTCCTTCACTTCGGTATTAATACTTTCACCGGACGTGAATGGGGGGATGGGAAAGAAGATGAAGCACTCTTCAATCCTTCCGAACTGAATACTGAACAATGGGTTCGCACCTTGAAAGAGTGTGGATTCAAGATGGTAATCCTTACTGCCAAGCATCACGATGGCTTTTGTTTGTGGCCAACTAAAACCACGAAGCATTCAGTAGCTTCATCTCCCTGGAAAAACGGGAAAGGAGATGTGGTAGCCGAATTAAAGAAGGCATGCGATAAATATGGCATGAAAATTGGTCTCTACCTCTCACCCTGGGACAGAAACGCGTCTTGTTACGGTGATTCTCCAGCTTACAATAAATTCTTTATTGAACAGTTGACCGAGTTGCTTACCAATTATGGAGAAGTAAACGAAGTATGGTTTGACGGAGCCTGTGGTGAAGGTCCAAACGGGAAAAAACAAGTATACGACTGGGACACCTTCTATAAAACCATCAAGCGTCTGCAACCCAATGCTGTAATGGCCATCATGGGTGATGATGTACGCTGGGTAGGAAACGAAAGCGGTATGGGTCGTGATGCAGAATGGAGCTCCACAGCACTGGCTCCGGGTGTTTACGAACGTTCTGCTTCTGTAAATAAGGAACTTGGTATCAATGCACAATCAAAAGACCTGGGTAGCCGTAATATCCTTGCCAAAGCAAAAGAGTTGTTCTGGTATCCTTCTGAAGTCGATGTATCTATCCGTCCGGGATGGTTCTACCATGCAAGCGAGGACAGTCAAGTGAAGTCGCTTGAGAAGCTTACCAACATCTACTTCCAGTCTGTTGGCTACAACTCGGTGTTATTGCTGAACATTCCTCCTGATAAGAGAGGGTTGATTCATGAAAACGACGTACAACGTCTGAAAGAGTTCGCTGCCTACATCAAGGGAACCTTTGCAGACAACAAGGTGCTGAAAGGGAACTTGCCATGGAAGGCAAGCGCCGGAACATCAAAAATTTATACGTTGAAACCAGGTTCAAACATAAATACTGTACTTCTGCAAGAAGATATTTCCAAAGGCCAGCGTATTGAATCGTTTGTTATTGAAGTCTTTAGTAACAATAAATGGAAAGAGGTGGCTAATGGAAAATCTGTTGGTTACAAACGCCTTGCCCGTTTCCCGGTCTGTTCTGCAAGCAAACTAAGAATCACGATAAAGGAAAGCCGTCTTGCAGCCAATATCGGTAATGTAGGTGCTTATTTTGCAAAACCACTTTCAAAAGAAGACGAAAGCCTCAAGCTTTCAGATGTTTCTCAGAAAAACTGGAAAACAATGCCATCTGAAGCGGTTGCCGCAATTGATGCCAATCCGAAAACTTTCTGGAAGAGTAAAACCCTCTCTCCATTAGTGGTTGATATGGGTGAAACGATCAACATCAAAGGATTCACCTATGCTCCTGTATCCGGTGAAGACAAATCTGGAACTATCTATACTTATCAGTTCTACGTAAGTACCGATGGAGAGAACTGGACCAAATGCGCATGTAGCGGAGAATTTAGCAACATCATGCACAATCCTATCCCACAATTCGTCCGTTTCAGCAAAGAATACGCAGCACGTTATCTGAAACTAGTTCCGATAAGTGAAATTGGCAACAAGCAATTTTTCACCATTTCTGAACTGGGAATTTTGAATAAATAA